One genomic window of Camelina sativa cultivar DH55 chromosome 5, Cs, whole genome shotgun sequence includes the following:
- the LOC104789566 gene encoding transcription factor MYB114-like, producing the protein MEEGSFKGLRRGAWTPEEDNLLKECIDNYGKGKWHLIPLRTGLNRCRKSCRLRWLNYLKPGINRGKFSLDEVDLLLRLHKLLGNRWSLIAGRLPGRTANDVKNYWNTNLSKKQETCCKIKRQNKEITCSTSTPAAKKLNVISLPPQSFSNNSDVLGVGLSEVSTRDGSITCNKDDGKCVFVNNLMD; encoded by the exons ATGGAGGAGGGTTCGTTCAAAGGGTTGAGAAGAGGTGCATGGACTCCTGAAGAAGATAACCTCTTGAAGGAGTGCATTGATAACTATGGAAAAGGAAAATGGCACCTAATTCCTTTGAGAACcg GGTTAAACCGATGCAGGAAGAGTTGTAGACTAAGATGGTTGAACTACTTGAAGCCAGGTATCAATAGAGGAAAATTTAGCCTTGATGAAGTTGATCTTCTCCTTCGCCTTCATAAACTTCTTGGAAACAG GTGGTCACTGATTGCTGGTCGATTGCCTGGTCGGACCGCAAATGATGTCAAGAACTACTGGAATACTAATTTGAGTAAGAAGCAAGAAACGTGTTGTAAGatcaaaagacaaaataaagaaattactTGTTCAACTAGCACACCCGCGGCCAAAAAACTCAATGTAATAAGTCTTCCACCTCAATCATTCTCCAACAACAGTGATGTGTTAGGAGTTGGGCTTAGCGAAGTTAGTACCCGAGATGGTAGTATCACATGTAACAAAGATGACGGGAAATgtgtgtttgtgaacaatctaatgGATTGA
- the LOC109132910 gene encoding uncharacterized protein LOC109132910, which yields MTKLNYQVWRELFETHCICFGVLGHLDGTSAPTPETEKEWKEHDGLLKMWIYGTISESILDTVLKTKCSARDLWLTIENLFRDNKEARALELENELRTTVIGDLTIHTYCQKLKTLSDQLTNLDSPVSDRALVMHLLNGLSDKFDNIINVIKHKSPFPQFIEARSMLTMEEKRLTKPTPPTLVNHNTASAPALLYTASDQQRQSNQGGYSNNNTNNYSHHNGGGRGNRGRGRGGRYGRGRGRYNGQWPPLYTPTWPQGAQPWPATYPPPMLSYPSHQFSPLGSLPNYSAHNSRMQPGLLGPSPRPNHEAHLTNAATQQQLTASYLPAQITHAFNTMALQDPYNPWYMDSGATDHIASHPGILRSTFNSSNLPSITVGNGSCAPVTTTGEGILNSPSRPFFLRNVLVCPAIVKNLISVRKFVTDNFCSLEFDPFGFTVKDLPTRTNLLRCNSSGPLYSFTPSPLRTPPLALAASTTSLWHRRLGHPNDQVLHRLLSSLSISSNKTDLTTMCQACQLVIRSPSICIFPTMCKYSFTAKYKHYNAIMVESMIILRLRNNWRPMAPSSGSHAPTRLNKMVVPNECSAPSTT from the exons ATGACCAAACTCAACTATCAAGTTTGGCGAGAGTTGTTCGAAACTCACTGCATCTGTTTTGGAGTTCTCGGCCATCTTGATGGTACCTCTGCTCCTACCCCTGAAACCGAAAAAGAATGGAAGGAACATGATGGCTTACTTAAGATGTGGATTTACGGAACCATATCAGAATCAATCCTCGACACCGTCCTCAAAACCAAGTGCTCTGCTCGTGATTTGTGGCTCACAATTGAAAATCTCTTCCGAGATAACAAGGAGGCTCGAGCTCTAGAACTTGAGAATGAACTTCGCACAACTGTCATCGGAGATCTCACCATTCACACCTACTGCCAAAAACTCAAGACTCTCTCCGATCAGCTCACCAATCTCGATTCACCCGTCTCGGACCGCGCTCTTGTTATGCATCTTCTTAACGGCCTATCCGACAAATTTGATAACATCATCAATGTTATCAAACACAAATCCCCTTTCCCACAGTTCATTGAAGCTCGCTCGATGCTCACCATGGAAGAGAAACGCCTCACCAAACCGACACCACCGACACTCGTCAACCACAACACGGCTTCTGCTCCTGCTCTTCTCTACACAGCCTCAGACCAGCAACGTCAGtccaaccaaggaggttactcgaacaacaacaccaacaactaCTCACATCACAACGGCGGTGGTAGAGGTAATCGGGGCCGTGGTCGTGGTGGCCGTTACGGTCGTGGTCGCGGACGCTACAACGGTCAATGGCCTCCACTGTACACACCGACTTGGCCACAAGGAGCTCAACCATGGCCAGCGACTTATCCTCCGCCGATGCTTTCCTACCCTAGCCATCAATTCTCCCCGTTGGGCTCACTCCCAAACTACTCCGCTCACAACAGTCGTATGCAGCCTGGTCTTCTTGGACCCTCTCCTAGGCCCAATCATGAAGCCCATCTCACTAATgcagcaactcaacaacaacTGACGGCCTCGTACTTACCTGCGCAAATCACTCATGCGTTTAATACGATGGCACTGCAGGATCCATACAATCCATGGTACATGGACTCCGGTGCAACAGACCACATTGCCTCGCATCCAGGTATTCTTCGTTCTACTTTTAATTCGAGCAATCTCCCTTCTATTACTGTTGGGAATGGGTCTTGCGCTCCTGTTACGACAACCGGTGAGGGGATTCTAAACTCTCCTTCTCGTCCATTTTTTCTACGCAATGTTCTTGTTTGTCCTGCAAttgttaaaaatttgatatcCGTTCGTAAATTTGTCACGGATAACTTTTGTTCTCTTGAATTTGATCCTTTTGGTTTCACTGTTAAGGACCTTCCAACTCGGACCAATCTTCTCCGATGTAACAGCTCGGGGCCTCTCTACTCGTTTACTCCATCCCCCCTTCGGACTCCTCCTCTTGCTCTTGCTGCTTCTACTACTTCTCTCTGGCATCGAAGACTCGGCCACCCCAATGACCAagttcttcatcgtcttctctcctctctttctatttctagCAATAAGACTGACTTGACAACAATGTGTCAAGCATGTCAATTGG TGATACGTTCTCCAAGTATCTGCATTTTTCCCACTATGTGCAAATACAGTTTCACTGCAAAATACAAGCACTACAATGCGATAATGGTGGAGAGTATGATAATCTTGCGTTTAAGGAACAATTGGCGACCGATGGCACCGTCTTCCGGTTCTCATGCCCCTACACGTCTCAACAAAATGGTCGTGCCGAACGAATGCTCCGCACCATCAACAACTTAG
- the LOC104789567 gene encoding transcription factor MYB90-like — protein sequence MKLSQAFLFFLITVFGIVTQASPDSRVNGVPFFWRWLVESLTRSFQGKSSFWGGFTDSIDALAGINSSARVAAPTIPTALEIGDLGFSVATLFASRIGAVLVTGDSLLADLTGDAGNTFDGEVSPAEYWISGGVDNDGEETEVADPVGAPSSNNGVRRGAWTAEEDSLLRQCIDKYGEGKWHQVPFRTGLNRCRKSCRLRWLNYLRPDIKRGRLNSDEIDLIIRLHNLLGNRWSLIAGRIPGRTANDIKNYWNTHLSKKQDMSGKNQMGERNPSSSEATPPPQINAIRPQPRSCSNNNGCSHVNGLPEVDLGGITDTDNIVTCNRDEEKDGRVNNVMDGESMWWESLLEENADADHAGDLAAMKTDEAGPSLMSSSSSMFDFEQLFRDWGA from the exons ATGAAACTATCCCAggctttcttgttttttttgataacgGTATTCGGTATTGTCACACAGGCTTCTCCAGATTCCAGGGTGAATGGGGTACCTTTCTTTTGGAGGTGGCTAGTCGAATCTTTGACTAGGTCTTTCCAGGGGAAATCCTCTTTTTGGGGAGGATTCACTGACTCAATTGATGCCTTAGCCGGAATCAACTCCTCTGCGCGTGTTGCAGCTCCTACAATCCCTACAG CCCTAGAAATTGGGGATCTAGGGTTTTCAGTTGCCACTTTGTTTGCCTCGAGGATCGGGGCTGTGCTGGTGACAGGGGATTCGTTGTTGGCTGACCTCACTGGAGATGCAGGCAACACTTTTGACGGAGAGGTCTCCCCAGCTGAGTATTGGATTTCAGGCGGGGTAGACAACGACGGGGAAGAGACGGAAGTGGCGGACCCAGTGGGG GCTCCATCGTCCAATAATGGGGTGAGAAGAGGTGCATGGACTGCTGAAGAAGATAGTCTCTTGAGGCAATGCATTGATAAGTATGGAGAAGGCAAATGGCACCAAGTTCCTTTTAGAACTG ggCTAAATCGATGTAGGAAGAGTTGCAGGCTAAGATGGTTGAACTACTTGAGGCCTGATATTAAAAGGGGAAGACTTAACTCTGATGAAATTGATCTAATTATTCGCCTTCATAACCTTCTTGGAAACAG GTGGTCCTTGATTGCTGGTCGAATACCTGGTCGAACTGCTAATGACATAAAGAATTACTGGAACACCCATTTGAGTAAGAAGCAAGACATGTCGGGTAAGAACCAGATGGGGGAGAGAAACCCTAGTAGCTCAGAGgcaacaccaccaccacaaaTCAATGCCATAAGGCCTCAACCTCGATCTTGCTCCAACAACAACGGATGCAGCCACGTCAACGGCTTGCCAGAAGTTGACCTTGGCGGAATCACCGACACAGATAATATTGTCACATGTAACAGAGATGAGGAAAAAGATGGGCGTGTGAATAATGTAATGGATGGAGAGAGTATGTGGTGGGAGAGTCTGCTTGAGGAAAATGCAGATGCAGATCATGCGGGGGATCTGGCAGCCATGAAAACTGACGAGGCAGGTCCTTCTTTGATGAGCTCATCGTCGTCCATGTTTGACTTTGAGCAGCTTTTTAGAGACTGGGGAGCTTAA